The window CAGGGGTATGGCTGGCTGCCTGGCTGGTGGTGGCAAACTGGGGGCAGCTGCGCTGGTACGTTTTCGCGGGCGTGCTGCTGGGGGTGTGGACGTACTTTTACCTGGGCAGCCCCCTGGTGAGGCTCCTCCTGCGGGCGGTGGGCAGGGCAATCCGGCGGTTCGCCCGCTTCGTCCGCCGTCCGAAGAAGGCGGAGTGAGCCGGCGATGGGGGTGCGGGCCGGGGTGGACCCCGCAGGGCCAGGGGGTGGCTGACACCGCCCGGGCAAGGAGGAAATGGGTGCCCGGCTGAAGAATAAGGTTTTGTACTTAGGTTGTCCCCAGATTGTCCACAGATTGTCCACAGCCTGTGCATATCCGGGAGGGCGGCCGCTACGCAACTGGAGATCCGCAAGGCTGAACGACTCAGTTTCCGCGAGCGTCAGGTGGTCGTCCTCAAAGAGATGGGTCTCAGTAACGAGGCCGTCGCCCGGCGCCTGGGGGTTTCCGCCGCCACGGTGGCCACCCTGTACAGCCGAGCCCGAGGCAAGGGCTACGAAGTTGTGATCGTGCTGCCGGGCGAAGCCCTGGGTATTCCACCCGAAGAGGAACCTGCAGGTGAGTGACGGAGCCCGGAGGTGGATGATGCGGTCTGCTACCCGGCGTCTCTTTCGGCAGGCCAATAATGCCAAGTACCGGCTGTGGCTGCGGCGCCTGGCCCGGCTGGGGGTGGCGGCGTTTTGCCTGTTGCTCATTTCCTCGTTCCTGCGGGTAGGTTGGGAGTTGTGGCGCCTCAAGCATCAGGAACAGCGGCTGAGACTGGCGGTGGAAGTCTTACGCGAGCAAAACCGGACCCTGCGTGCGCAGATCGAAGAGATGCAGCAGGATGAGTACATCCGGCAGGCGGCCCGGGAACTGGGTCTGGTGAACCCTGGTGAGGTACTGTACTTCCCCGTGCGGGAGCAGGAGCCATCGGGGTCTCCCTGATTGAGCTTTTTCGTGTGGCTGCGATGTCCTTGACAGTTTTCCGGCCCTGGCCCTATAATGGGCACGGTGCTGCTCGCTCAATCGAAGGGCGGAGCCTCTGCGCGAGGGAGGTACGGTCGCGCCGCATGCCCGGTTTGGAGGTAGGCGCCGTTGTGGAAGGCGTGGTGACAGGTATCACGCGATTCGGCGCCTTTGTATTGTTACCCAACGGTCAGACCGGATTGGTTCACATTTCCGAGATTGCCGACGCCTACGTACGCGACATCAAGGACTACCTGAAGGAGAACGACAGGGTGCTGGTCAAGATCCTGTCGTACGACGAGCGGGGAAAGATAGGACTGTCCGTGCGGCAGGCGCAACCGGGCGGCGGTCAGCGAAAAGACCGAGAGCGCCGGAGGGCTGAGTGGATGGCGTTCGAGGACAAGCTGGCCAGGTTCATGAAAGAGAGCGAGGAGAGGCTGACCGACCTCAAGCGGCACACCGAGTCCAAGCGGGGAGGCCGCGGCGCCAGGTAGCCGCAGCGCGAGTCCATATTCAGCAGGCGCAGGCCGGGATGGCGGAACAGGCAGACGCGGGGGACTTAAAATCCCTTGGGTGCGAGCCCGTGTGGGTTCAACTCCCACTCCCGGCACCAATTTTTTATGCAGTAGCGGGGGCGTCAGCGGCTGGGATACGGGGCGCCCGCCGGTGGAAGGATGAGAGCTGATGGCTTTGCTCGACAGGTTGTTTCGGCCCGGGGCCGTGGCAGTGATAGGTGCTTCCAGGGCGCCCGGCAAGATCGGCCACGCCGTTCTGGTCAACCTTCTGGCATCGGGTTACCGGGGCGCCATTTATCCGGTCAACCCCCGAGAAGACGAAATTGAGGGCCTGAAATGCTATCCCCGGGTGGGTGACATTCCCGGACCGGTGGACGTTGCGGTGGTGTGCGTCCCTGCTCCCGCCGTAGCGGCGGTGGCGGAAGATTGCGGCCGGGCGGGAGTGGGGTACCTGGTGGTGATAACCGCCGGGTTCAAGGAAACGGGCCGTGAGGGCGCCGAGCGCGAGAGGGAACTGGCGGAAATCTGCCGCCGTTACGGGATGCGCATGGTGGGCCCCAACTGTCTGGGGATCATGGACACCTATACCCCCATGAACGCCACCTTTTCGGCCAACTTCCCCTATCAGGGTCGCATCGCCTTTATCTCCCAAAGCGGCGCCCTGTGCGCCGCCATCCTGGACTGGAGTCTCAAACGGGGCATAGGTTTTTCCAAGTTCATCAGCGTGGGGAACAAGGCGGATCTGACGGAGGCCGATTTCATCGAGGATGCTGCTGCCGACCCCCAGACCAAAGTCATATGCCTTTACCTGGAGAGCGTGGAGGAAGGGGACCGTTTCGTGCGCGCCTGCCGCGAGGCCAGCCGCAGCACGCCCATCTTGGTCATCAAGAGCGGTACCAGCCAGGCAGGTGCTCAGGCTGCTTCCTCCCACACGGGGGCCCTGGCCGGTAGCGACCTGGCGTACGAGACTGCCTTCCGCCAGGCCGGGGTGCTGCGCGTCCATACCATGGAAGAGCTGTTCGACCTGGCGCAGGCCTTCGTCCGCCAGCCGGCTCCGCCCGGGAACCGGGTGGCTATCGTTACCAACTCGGGCGGCCCCGGAGTGCTGGCAGCAGATGCCATCGAGAATTCCCCCCTCACCATGGCCCGCTTCGAGAAGGAGACCATCGACTGCCTGCGGCAGTCGCTGCCTCCGGCGGCCAACGTCTTCAACCCTGTGGACGTGATTGGAG of the Bacillota bacterium genome contains:
- the yabQ gene encoding spore cortex biosynthesis protein YabQ — encoded protein: MGDDLYALSVMVLAGVGLGVSFDVYQAARHLGRIRGLRSFLLDLFYGLGAGVWLAAWLVVANWGQLRWYVFAGVLLGVWTYFYLGSPLVRLLLRAVGRAIRRFARFVRRPKKAE
- a CDS encoding sigma factor-like helix-turn-helix DNA-binding protein, which translates into the protein MSGRAAATQLEIRKAERLSFRERQVVVLKEMGLSNEAVARRLGVSAATVATLYSRARGKGYEVVIVLPGEALGIPPEEEPAGE
- a CDS encoding septum formation initiator family protein; the protein is MSDGARRWMMRSATRRLFRQANNAKYRLWLRRLARLGVAAFCLLLISSFLRVGWELWRLKHQEQRLRLAVEVLREQNRTLRAQIEEMQQDEYIRQAARELGLVNPGEVLYFPVREQEPSGSP
- a CDS encoding S1 RNA-binding domain-containing protein, producing the protein MPGLEVGAVVEGVVTGITRFGAFVLLPNGQTGLVHISEIADAYVRDIKDYLKENDRVLVKILSYDERGKIGLSVRQAQPGGGQRKDRERRRAEWMAFEDKLARFMKESEERLTDLKRHTESKRGGRGAR
- the acs gene encoding acetate--CoA ligase alpha subunit, producing MALLDRLFRPGAVAVIGASRAPGKIGHAVLVNLLASGYRGAIYPVNPREDEIEGLKCYPRVGDIPGPVDVAVVCVPAPAVAAVAEDCGRAGVGYLVVITAGFKETGREGAERERELAEICRRYGMRMVGPNCLGIMDTYTPMNATFSANFPYQGRIAFISQSGALCAAILDWSLKRGIGFSKFISVGNKADLTEADFIEDAAADPQTKVICLYLESVEEGDRFVRACREASRSTPILVIKSGTSQAGAQAASSHTGALAGSDLAYETAFRQAGVLRVHTMEELFDLAQAFVRQPAPPGNRVAIVTNSGGPGVLAADAIENSPLTMARFEKETIDCLRQSLPPAANVFNPVDVIGDAHWDRYDAALGAVLDDPGVDGVLVVLTPTATLEPDLVAQKIVEHHRRHPEKPVLAAFLGGASVEEATRYLLGNGIPCYPFPEPAVSALAGLLRYRELSAAPVPREEWTFPDVDRSAVEEVFAFVRRDKRVVLLGSEAFRVAESYGIPCAPSYLATTPDAARRLAEHMGFPVVLKVASPQILHKTDVGGVRVGLATPEEVKRAFVDIMESVHSHLPDSVVYGVEVQKMMPPGRELIVGVTRDVQFGPLLMFGLGGVYVNLLKDVAFRLAHGLTREEAHAMIRETRAYTLLRGFRGERPADIDALVDTIGRVAQLVRDFPEITEMDINPVFAYEKGLAALDVKITIR